Proteins found in one Candidatus Binataceae bacterium genomic segment:
- a CDS encoding ATP-binding protein yields the protein MRARPGREIAGGNSTVKTAGCLEKTAAGRREVEGGEGGVSAEEATAVRSHLEIIERLLNTQFNDAWSRESASLKARFALAELIERHFDAILDQWKKAVEDILGRQRREDLHNALVRFVAHLREPENIEGYVFLRRHCQVGMLAQANPSQFNMVHIALKQTILHQVRMSLRGRQLEIVRDAVVAAIDELRMMVSGFYIESREAALRASEEKYRNSIDRAPDPMWEIDPASFCIIGANSAAESLVRNALRYEGPPTSLLGRHVTELAGNEGIAAALLSHLHTVLEKGAAQAYDLPLAEGRFFDVNSALIPYGSNRFIQVILHDVTEKREMMEELLKAERLAAAGTFAAGVAHEVNNPLASISSLVQSLLPGEGDSTRRTTLHTILAQITRISATLKDLVDFARPSSAKRKAIDLNALITETVRLVSYNKRFHGVTLETELAADLPLVFADNNEIQQVLLNLLLNAADAVQSGSGRIRIVTEPHDHHGHGGRQAGRVLMRIIDNGIGIPREHLERVFDPFFTTKPAGAGAGLGLSLCQRIVLANRGGIKIDSEVGKGTTIKIYLPTYRPAEQAGVPANGAPAQ from the coding sequence ATGCGCGCGCGACCAGGACGTGAAATTGCCGGCGGCAATTCCACGGTCAAGACCGCCGGATGTTTGGAGAAGACGGCGGCTGGGAGGCGGGAGGTGGAGGGGGGCGAGGGCGGAGTCTCGGCCGAAGAAGCTACGGCGGTGCGCAGCCACCTGGAAATTATCGAGCGGCTGCTTAATACGCAATTCAACGACGCTTGGAGCCGCGAGTCGGCCAGTCTCAAGGCGCGCTTCGCGCTCGCTGAACTGATCGAGCGTCACTTCGACGCCATTCTGGACCAGTGGAAGAAGGCGGTTGAAGATATCCTGGGCCGCCAGCGGCGCGAGGATCTGCACAACGCGCTGGTGCGTTTCGTGGCCCATCTGCGCGAACCCGAAAACATCGAGGGCTACGTCTTTTTGCGCCGCCACTGCCAGGTTGGGATGCTGGCGCAGGCCAATCCCTCGCAGTTCAACATGGTCCACATCGCCCTCAAGCAGACCATCCTGCATCAGGTGCGAATGAGCTTGCGCGGCCGCCAGCTGGAGATCGTGCGTGACGCGGTGGTGGCGGCGATCGACGAACTGCGCATGATGGTGTCAGGCTTTTATATCGAGTCGCGCGAGGCAGCCCTGCGCGCTTCGGAAGAGAAGTACCGCAACTCGATCGATCGCGCGCCCGATCCGATGTGGGAAATCGATCCGGCCAGCTTCTGTATTATTGGCGCCAATTCGGCGGCGGAAAGCCTGGTACGCAATGCGCTGCGCTACGAAGGGCCGCCCACCTCGCTGCTGGGGCGCCACGTCACGGAATTAGCCGGTAACGAAGGCATTGCCGCTGCCCTGCTGTCCCATCTCCACACGGTGTTGGAAAAGGGAGCCGCGCAAGCCTACGATTTACCCTTGGCCGAGGGGCGGTTCTTCGACGTCAACTCGGCGCTTATCCCCTACGGCAGCAATCGCTTTATCCAGGTAATCCTGCATGACGTGACCGAAAAGCGCGAGATGATGGAGGAGCTGCTCAAAGCCGAGCGGCTGGCCGCCGCCGGCACTTTCGCCGCCGGTGTAGCCCACGAGGTCAACAATCCGCTGGCCTCGATCTCCTCGCTGGTGCAATCGCTGCTACCCGGTGAGGGCGATTCGACGCGGCGCACCACCTTGCACACCATTCTGGCCCAGATCACCCGGATCTCGGCCACGCTCAAAGATCTGGTGGACTTCGCTCGGCCCTCTTCGGCCAAGCGCAAGGCGATCGATCTTAACGCCTTGATCACGGAGACGGTGCGGCTGGTGAGCTATAACAAGCGCTTTCACGGGGTCACGCTGGAGACCGAGCTGGCCGCCGACCTGCCGCTGGTGTTCGCCGACAACAACGAGATCCAACAAGTCCTGCTCAATCTGCTGCTCAATGCGGCCGATGCGGTGCAGAGCGGGAGCGGGCGAATCAGGATTGTCACCGAACCTCACGACCATCATGGCCATGGTGGTCGCCAGGCCGGACGGGTGCTGATGCGGATCATCGACAACGGTATCGGCATTCCGCGCGAACACCTGGAGCGGGTCTTTGATCCTTTTTTCACCACCAAGCCTGCCGGAGCTGGAGCGGGGCTGGGCCTGTCGCTCTGTCAGCGAATCGTGCTGGCCAACCGTGGCGGTATCAAGATTGACAGTGAAGTGGGCAAAGGGACCACCATCAAGATTTATTTGCCGACCTATCGGCCCGCGGAACAAGCGGGCGTTCCCGCCAACGGCGCGCCAGCCCAATGA
- a CDS encoding MerR family transcriptional regulator has product MASPSADHPLKIGEAARLLEVKPYVLRFWETEFPLLRPNHTASKHRLYTVKDIEVLSLIKRLLYEERFTIDGARRRLRELGYGKRAGLEKRQAEAGVTTVPNHSGVPSGDHRAQLAEIRRELESIYSLLKN; this is encoded by the coding sequence TTGGCCTCGCCCTCCGCCGATCACCCGCTTAAAATTGGGGAAGCGGCCCGGCTGCTCGAAGTCAAGCCTTATGTCCTGCGCTTTTGGGAAACCGAATTTCCCCTCCTGCGCCCCAATCACACGGCTTCCAAGCATCGCCTGTATACGGTCAAGGACATCGAGGTCCTTAGCCTCATCAAGCGTCTGCTCTACGAAGAACGGTTCACGATCGACGGTGCGCGTCGGCGCTTGCGCGAGCTAGGCTATGGCAAGCGTGCCGGGTTGGAGAAGCGTCAGGCCGAGGCTGGCGTGACTACCGTGCCCAACCACTCCGGTGTGCCCAGTGGCGACCACCGCGCGCAGCTGGCCGAGATCCGGCGCGAATTGGAATCGATCTATTCGCTACTCAAAAACTAA
- the tatA gene encoding twin-arginine translocase TatA/TatE family subunit: MDIFAPSHLLILLLIILVIFGPSKLGDVGGALGRAIRDFKKAVNEPEPVKPSTTTTASSTTQPAPAVEIKPSEVKPS; the protein is encoded by the coding sequence ATGGATATCTTCGCACCCTCCCATCTATTGATTTTGTTGCTGATAATTCTGGTCATTTTTGGCCCCAGCAAACTGGGTGACGTAGGCGGCGCGCTCGGCCGTGCCATTCGCGATTTCAAAAAGGCGGTCAACGAGCCTGAGCCAGTCAAGCCCTCCACGACCACCACGGCCTCCTCAACCACCCAGCCCGCCCCGGCCGTTGAGATCAAGCCCAGCGAGGTCAAACCCTCCTGA
- a CDS encoding restriction endonuclease: MAVPDFQSLMLPVLSAAADGETRLSDLVERLAEEFHITDKERRQLLPSGRQTVLANRAGWAKTYLSKAGLLRPTRRGYFETTERGRQILASRPERIDIKLLSQFPEFEEFRRAPRESTGTADTASEIVERSGQTPDELLRATHQEIEKTLRVELLDRLLQTSPAFFEATIVNLIVSMGYGGAREDAGRAIGGSGDNGLDGVIDQDALGLDRVYVQAKRYKPDSGVGESEIRGFAGSLEGAKANKGVFVTTSYFTPQARAFAEKITRRIVLIDGQQLAQLMIRYNVGVRIEGTLHLKKAR, from the coding sequence ATGGCGGTACCAGATTTCCAGAGCTTGATGCTTCCGGTTCTTAGCGCTGCAGCGGACGGCGAAACCCGTTTAAGCGATCTGGTGGAAAGACTGGCAGAAGAATTTCATATCACTGACAAGGAAAGGCGGCAGCTCCTACCCAGCGGGAGGCAGACAGTTCTGGCCAACAGGGCGGGATGGGCTAAAACCTATCTCTCCAAGGCCGGGCTCCTGAGGCCAACACGCCGCGGTTACTTCGAGACAACGGAGCGGGGGCGACAAATCTTAGCCAGCCGTCCCGAGCGCATTGACATTAAGCTCCTCTCGCAATTCCCTGAGTTCGAGGAATTTCGCCGCGCTCCCCGGGAAAGTACCGGCACGGCCGACACAGCGAGTGAAATTGTGGAGAGATCCGGGCAGACGCCGGACGAGCTGCTACGCGCGACTCACCAAGAGATCGAAAAAACCTTGCGGGTCGAACTGCTGGACAGGCTCCTGCAAACGTCACCGGCCTTTTTCGAGGCCACTATTGTGAATCTGATCGTGAGCATGGGTTACGGAGGCGCCCGCGAAGACGCTGGGCGGGCGATAGGTGGGAGCGGGGACAACGGGCTTGACGGCGTAATTGACCAGGACGCGCTTGGTCTAGACCGCGTATATGTCCAGGCTAAACGCTATAAGCCGGACAGCGGGGTTGGCGAATCAGAGATCCGGGGATTTGCCGGGAGCCTCGAAGGCGCCAAAGCAAACAAAGGAGTTTTTGTAACAACTTCGTACTTCACTCCTCAAGCCCGCGCGTTCGCAGAAAAGATAACCCGGAGAATCGTACTGATCGACGGTCAGCAGTTAGCGCAACTGATGATCAGGTACAATGTCGGAGTACGGATCGAAGGAACACTACACTTAAAAAAAGCTCGATGA
- a CDS encoding sigma-54 dependent transcriptional regulator gives MNDPVTATASAQPYRILLVEDEELMRAIIANLLRAEGYQVSEAHAAEVALSIFESEKVDVAILDLNLGHGGNGLSVLGQMRELDPEVMGIILTAYASVESAVDALRKGAYDYLTKPFANDHLLAVVRNALAQKSLFHENRFLRRELRDKYSFRSIIGKSDAIQQIFRLMEKVARTDSSILIAGESGTGKELVARAIHFGSERADNRFLPINCGALPETLLESELFGYKRGAFTGATQDKVGLLKAADKGTLFLDEIGEMPLQLQVKLLRALQERECYPVGGNEPVRFDVRLLCATNRDLEREVSEGRFREELLYRINVITLKLPALRDRKDDIPLLANHFLAKYEKNHERSGMRFSKGAMRLLINYQWPGNVRELENAVERAVILAETEVIHSQDLPDKLHHARIATTDLEGFELTLEELEREHIKRILAKVGGDKAKAAEILGIHLSTLYRKVQRLKLDDGIEHGDMAARSA, from the coding sequence ATGAACGATCCAGTCACCGCAACGGCCTCTGCGCAGCCCTATCGCATCCTCTTGGTCGAAGACGAGGAGTTGATGCGCGCGATTATCGCCAACCTGCTGCGCGCCGAGGGTTATCAGGTCAGCGAGGCGCACGCGGCCGAGGTGGCGTTGTCGATTTTCGAAAGCGAAAAGGTAGATGTCGCCATCCTGGATCTTAACCTGGGGCATGGCGGCAACGGCCTGAGCGTGTTGGGCCAGATGCGAGAGCTGGATCCCGAAGTGATGGGGATCATCCTGACCGCTTACGCCAGCGTGGAATCGGCGGTCGATGCGTTACGCAAGGGCGCCTACGACTACCTGACCAAGCCCTTCGCCAACGATCATCTGCTGGCCGTGGTGCGCAACGCACTGGCGCAGAAGTCGTTGTTTCACGAAAACCGCTTTTTGCGGCGCGAACTGCGCGACAAGTACAGCTTTCGCAGCATCATCGGCAAAAGCGACGCCATTCAACAGATCTTTAGGCTGATGGAAAAAGTCGCGCGCACCGACTCCAGCATTCTTATCGCTGGCGAGTCCGGCACCGGCAAGGAGCTGGTCGCACGGGCGATTCATTTCGGCTCCGAGCGCGCCGACAACCGCTTCCTGCCCATCAACTGCGGTGCGTTGCCCGAGACCCTGCTGGAGAGCGAACTGTTCGGCTATAAGCGCGGTGCTTTTACCGGCGCCACCCAGGACAAGGTCGGCCTGCTCAAGGCGGCGGACAAGGGCACGCTGTTTTTGGACGAAATTGGCGAGATGCCGCTGCAATTGCAGGTCAAGCTGTTGCGCGCCCTGCAAGAGCGCGAATGCTATCCGGTCGGGGGCAACGAACCGGTGCGCTTCGATGTGCGGTTGCTATGCGCGACCAACCGTGATCTCGAACGCGAAGTGAGCGAGGGGCGCTTTCGCGAAGAGCTGCTCTATCGCATCAACGTCATCACTCTCAAGCTGCCGGCGCTGCGCGATCGCAAGGATGACATCCCGTTGCTGGCCAACCATTTTCTGGCCAAGTATGAAAAGAATCATGAGCGCTCGGGGATGCGGTTTTCCAAGGGCGCGATGCGCCTGCTGATCAATTACCAATGGCCGGGCAACGTGCGAGAGTTGGAAAACGCGGTCGAGCGCGCGGTGATTTTAGCCGAAACCGAGGTGATTCACTCCCAAGATCTGCCCGATAAACTCCATCACGCCCGCATCGCGACCACTGACCTGGAGGGTTTTGAACTTACCTTGGAGGAATTGGAGCGCGAGCACATCAAGCGCATCCTTGCCAAGGTCGGTGGTGACAAGGCCAAGGCCGCGGAAATCCTCGGCATCCACCTTTCGACCCTTTACCGCAAGGTCCAGCGGCTCAAGCTGGATGACGGCATCGAGCATGGCGATATGGCCGCTCGTAGCGCGTGA
- a CDS encoding right-handed parallel beta-helix repeat-containing protein produces MLEQALLRWVGFGLLLSLLIAGCGSSGSSSSNPQPCALTYWVSTGGNDSSGDGSASAPFLTLDRARLAVAQNPQRGQCTINVNIESGTYALTAPIIFGPSDSGSPRAPVVYQSAPNNSQPVVISGGVPVTNLTCSALNICTAPVSGLPAGTMPRQLYVNGQRAIRARSNYGQAVNLNYIRGSNGYTQIIPQSLTHPELVEAVTATQWKMMRCPVASMTGNFLQMQNPCWDNANTYPSPWNFQLLSWLENAPEFLTQANMWYLDPYSQQLSYYNTASTPPQSVILPVLESLIQVIGTANSPVTNITFQGLQFSYATWLEPNSDNGYVADQSGNILMGNNYAANVIGHQQTVYKTPGNITLQYAQNITFNSDKFIHLGAAALDLDTGSQNNTVQNSIFSDISSAAIEIGGFEPQDMRPNSAQVTSGNVVKNNVISYTGRDYYDSAGILVGFTTGTVITHNTISHTPWSAISIGWGWGLFDQPSFPGLPHAVPNMWGTYNTPTIASNNVISSNKFDSFLEQLWDGGAIYTNGSQGQSFANGLLITLNVAENKRPAAGSNIYYTDGGSQYVTMTQNVSLNDPVGTVDFGPCLTGSSIVPYCATTGVLPYGSDMGGCLPVGNLTYNQNYFLDTVDFFGPQICQNSYIPPYPVNLTFTNNVPTTSAAQVPNSILLQAGAQ; encoded by the coding sequence ATGCTCGAGCAAGCTTTGCTAAGATGGGTAGGCTTCGGCCTGTTGCTTTCATTGTTGATCGCCGGCTGCGGCTCATCGGGATCGAGTTCCAGCAATCCCCAGCCCTGCGCGTTGACCTACTGGGTTTCCACCGGCGGCAATGACAGCTCGGGCGACGGCAGCGCAAGCGCGCCGTTCCTAACCCTGGATCGCGCCCGCCTGGCTGTCGCGCAAAACCCGCAGCGAGGCCAATGCACGATCAACGTCAATATCGAGAGCGGGACCTATGCGCTCACCGCGCCGATAATCTTCGGTCCGTCGGACTCCGGCTCTCCGCGGGCCCCAGTGGTTTATCAGTCCGCGCCCAACAATAGCCAGCCAGTGGTGATTTCCGGCGGTGTTCCTGTGACCAACCTCACCTGCTCGGCCCTCAACATCTGCACCGCCCCGGTCTCAGGCTTGCCAGCGGGCACAATGCCGCGACAGCTTTACGTCAACGGCCAGCGCGCCATCCGCGCCCGCTCCAATTACGGCCAGGCGGTCAACTTAAATTACATTCGTGGCTCCAACGGTTATACCCAGATAATACCGCAATCCCTCACCCATCCCGAATTGGTCGAAGCGGTAACCGCGACGCAGTGGAAAATGATGCGCTGTCCGGTGGCAAGCATGACCGGAAACTTTCTGCAAATGCAAAATCCATGTTGGGACAATGCCAATACATACCCCAGTCCCTGGAATTTTCAGCTGCTTAGCTGGTTGGAAAATGCCCCTGAGTTCCTGACCCAGGCCAACATGTGGTACCTCGATCCCTACAGCCAGCAGCTCAGTTATTACAACACCGCTAGTACGCCGCCTCAGAGCGTGATTTTGCCGGTGTTGGAAAGTCTGATTCAGGTGATCGGAACAGCAAACAGTCCGGTGACAAACATCACATTTCAGGGGTTGCAATTTTCTTATGCCACCTGGCTCGAACCCAACTCCGACAACGGCTACGTCGCCGATCAGAGCGGCAATATCCTGATGGGCAACAACTACGCCGCCAACGTCATCGGCCATCAGCAGACGGTATACAAGACCCCTGGCAACATAACCCTGCAGTACGCGCAAAACATTACGTTCAATAGCGACAAATTCATTCATCTGGGCGCAGCCGCGCTGGATCTAGACACTGGCAGTCAGAATAACACCGTCCAAAACAGTATCTTCAGCGACATTTCTTCGGCCGCGATCGAGATCGGAGGGTTCGAACCGCAAGACATGCGGCCAAATAGCGCGCAGGTTACCAGCGGCAATGTGGTCAAGAACAATGTTATTTCATATACCGGGCGCGACTACTATGACAGCGCGGGAATTCTGGTCGGCTTCACGACCGGCACCGTGATTACCCACAACACCATCAGCCATACCCCCTGGAGCGCCATTTCCATCGGCTGGGGCTGGGGATTGTTCGACCAGCCAAGCTTTCCGGGGTTGCCCCATGCGGTCCCCAACATGTGGGGTACCTATAACACGCCGACGATCGCCAGCAACAACGTGATCAGCAGCAATAAATTCGACAGCTTTCTGGAGCAGCTGTGGGACGGCGGCGCGATTTATACCAACGGCTCCCAGGGCCAGAGCTTTGCCAACGGTCTCTTGATCACCCTCAACGTCGCTGAGAACAAACGGCCGGCCGCAGGGAGCAACATCTATTATACCGATGGCGGCAGTCAGTACGTCACGATGACCCAGAACGTGTCGCTTAACGACCCGGTCGGTACGGTCGATTTTGGCCCTTGCCTAACTGGCTCCTCGATCGTCCCCTACTGTGCCACCACTGGTGTTCTCCCCTACGGCTCCGACATGGGCGGATGCCTCCCAGTGGGAAATCTGACTTATAACCAGAATTATTTTCTAGACACGGTCGATTTCTTCGGTCCGCAGATCTGCCAGAATAGTTACATCCCGCCCTATCCCGTCAACCTGACTTTCACCAACAACGTGCCCACCACCTCGGCGGCGCAGGTACCCAACTCGATCCTGCTTCAGGCCGGCGCGCAATGA
- a CDS encoding glycosyltransferase, producing MTFRITRSGKQLHRGDQAFCLRALPLEPRESRPDFNAKLRWRAEFARMAEAHANALLLAAADAEALLDLAATAGLCAFITLPVSSAVLAGRAAREAARVQLAATIRPLCGYPAVAGFLLDFETFAHPATVKWARARLHLGRLLDALRAEANGRLLAVRHHAPHLAGTWALHSAHEDLLWTRLPALPSAEIAPLVATAHNLAQAQPVIIELAGSSFDQPVRVASALRAGAAGVVAAPYQPQTERATLQPRCVQAGVELPFLAAEELPPLADSPLVSVVVCAANAGTTLAACLRSLHELDYPRVELIVVDDGSSDDTAAIARRDGGVRLLCQSHRGLAAARNAGVRAARGEIVAFTDADCVVDRNWLRHLVATMLADGLAVCGGPNYSQPTSGPVAAAIAVAPGAPAPVLIGARRAEHLPGCNLAFRRRELLQLGGFDPQFRAAGDDVDICWRAQASGLTLGYQPAAAVWHQRRTTVRGYFAQQRGYGKAEALLYRKYPHRFNGVGQIRWSGAISGLERMGPSPVSQPIDAQAEAAYEAPSSLLGFLPQTLEWNLCALILLGLGPWFHPAVIAALPMLVASAIWACHWSRHAPLELAWRNWRGRLITSLLAYSGPLLRALSRTRYRLNTAGAQRDALAACLRQRPELHPLKRCIRLQYWNDAGIGRGQLLARSLELLQRTQLGVRNAGTWDNWDVELRPGSFIHPRIITADEEYEGGSRRNLVLIRPYPTLLSAVLIALGMGGALACAIAGQAFAARLVFTFELAFAGFVLCEAFWAMRLACAVVERSAEQLGLTPLGRAWRAPSPMPKPLANPRRVQS from the coding sequence ATGACTTTTCGAATCACCCGCAGCGGTAAACAGTTGCACCGTGGCGACCAGGCTTTTTGCCTGCGCGCACTGCCGCTGGAGCCACGCGAATCTCGCCCCGACTTCAACGCCAAGTTACGCTGGCGTGCCGAATTCGCCCGCATGGCCGAGGCTCATGCCAACGCCCTCCTGCTGGCCGCCGCCGACGCCGAAGCGCTGCTGGACTTGGCGGCTACCGCCGGCCTGTGCGCCTTCATCACACTGCCGGTGTCATCCGCTGTGTTGGCCGGCCGTGCCGCGCGCGAAGCAGCACGGGTCCAACTGGCGGCGACCATACGCCCGTTGTGTGGCTATCCGGCGGTGGCCGGCTTCCTGCTCGACTTCGAAACCTTCGCCCATCCGGCAACGGTCAAGTGGGCGCGCGCTCGATTGCACCTTGGCCGCCTACTTGACGCGTTGCGGGCCGAGGCCAACGGCCGCTTGTTGGCCGTGCGTCACCACGCTCCCCATCTGGCTGGGACCTGGGCACTGCACAGTGCTCATGAAGACCTGTTGTGGACCCGGCTGCCCGCGCTGCCCTCGGCAGAGATCGCGCCGCTAGTGGCCACCGCGCACAATCTGGCACAAGCGCAACCCGTCATAATCGAGTTGGCCGGCAGCAGCTTCGATCAGCCGGTGCGAGTCGCCTCGGCCTTACGGGCAGGCGCGGCCGGAGTGGTGGCCGCACCCTATCAGCCCCAGACCGAGCGGGCGACTCTGCAGCCTCGATGCGTGCAAGCAGGAGTCGAGCTGCCATTTCTCGCCGCCGAGGAACTTCCTCCACTGGCCGATTCGCCCTTGGTGTCGGTGGTGGTTTGCGCCGCTAACGCCGGTACCACCTTGGCGGCCTGTTTGCGCTCCCTGCACGAGTTGGACTATCCGCGCGTCGAGCTGATCGTCGTCGATGACGGCTCCAGCGACGACACCGCGGCGATCGCGCGGCGTGACGGTGGGGTGCGACTACTGTGTCAATCACACCGTGGCTTGGCCGCGGCTCGCAACGCCGGGGTGCGCGCGGCGCGCGGCGAGATCGTCGCTTTCACCGACGCCGATTGCGTGGTCGATCGCAACTGGCTACGCCATCTGGTCGCCACCATGCTGGCCGACGGGCTGGCAGTGTGCGGCGGCCCCAATTATTCCCAACCTACCTCCGGGCCTGTGGCAGCCGCGATCGCGGTCGCCCCCGGCGCTCCTGCCCCCGTGCTGATAGGAGCGCGGCGAGCTGAACATCTGCCCGGATGTAACCTGGCCTTCCGCCGTCGCGAACTGCTGCAGCTGGGTGGCTTCGACCCCCAGTTTCGCGCGGCGGGCGACGACGTCGATATCTGCTGGCGGGCCCAGGCCAGCGGCCTGACGCTGGGCTATCAACCTGCCGCCGCGGTTTGGCATCAGCGCCGCACCACCGTGCGCGGTTATTTCGCGCAGCAACGCGGCTACGGCAAGGCCGAAGCGCTGCTGTATCGCAAATATCCGCACCGCTTTAATGGCGTGGGGCAGATTCGTTGGAGCGGTGCCATTTCGGGCTTGGAGCGGATGGGGCCAAGCCCCGTCTCCCAGCCTATCGACGCCCAAGCCGAAGCCGCTTATGAGGCACCGTCCTCGCTGCTGGGTTTCCTGCCCCAGACCCTGGAATGGAACCTATGTGCGCTGATCCTGCTGGGGCTGGGACCATGGTTTCATCCCGCTGTGATCGCGGCGTTGCCGATGCTGGTCGCCAGCGCAATCTGGGCCTGTCATTGGAGCCGTCACGCCCCCTTGGAACTTGCTTGGCGCAACTGGCGCGGGCGGCTGATAACCAGCTTGCTGGCCTACAGCGGACCGTTGCTGCGCGCCCTGAGCCGCACGCGTTATCGGCTAAATACCGCCGGCGCTCAGCGTGACGCGCTGGCCGCCTGCCTTCGCCAACGGCCCGAGCTGCATCCCCTCAAGCGCTGTATCCGACTGCAATATTGGAACGACGCTGGCATCGGGCGCGGCCAACTGTTGGCACGAAGCCTTGAGCTGCTCCAGCGCACCCAGCTGGGGGTGCGCAACGCGGGCACCTGGGATAATTGGGATGTTGAGCTGCGTCCCGGCTCCTTCATCCATCCGCGCATCATCACCGCCGACGAAGAATACGAAGGCGGCAGCCGGCGAAATCTTGTGTTGATTCGCCCCTACCCCACCCTGCTCAGCGCTGTCCTGATCGCGTTGGGGATGGGTGGCGCGCTAGCCTGCGCTATAGCGGGGCAGGCCTTCGCGGCGCGGCTCGTGTTCACATTTGAACTGGCCTTCGCCGGCTTTGTCCTGTGCGAAGCCTTTTGGGCCATGCGGCTTGCCTGCGCGGTGGTAGAGCGCAGCGCCGAGCAACTGGGCTTGACCCCACTGGGGCGCGCCTGGCGCGCCCCATCTCCGATGCCCAAGCCGCTGGCCAATCCCCGCCGGGTCCAGAGTTGA